A window from Mus caroli chromosome 2, CAROLI_EIJ_v1.1, whole genome shotgun sequence encodes these proteins:
- the LOC110306865 gene encoding olfactory receptor 4F3/4F16/4F29-like encodes MDGENHTVVSEFVFLGLTHSWEIQLFLLVLSSVLYILSMTGNILIVFSVTTDPHLHSPMYFLLACLSFIDLVACSVTSPKMVYDLFRKHKVISFGGCITQIFFIHLVGGVEMVLLVAMAFDRYIAICKPLYYLTIMSPRVCVLFLGAAWGLGISHSLFQLAFLVDLPFCGPNVLDSFYCDLPRLLRLACRDTYKLQFMVTINSGFICVGSFLLLLISYILILFSVWKHSSGGSSKALSTLSAHITVVFLFFGPTLFVYTWPHPNSQIDKFLALFDAVLTPFLNPVIYTFRNNEMKVAIKIVFKTLLTFRNISSIV; translated from the coding sequence ATGGATGGAGAGAACCACACAGTGGTGTCTGAGTTTGTGTTTCTGGGACTCACCCACTCCTGGGAGATTCAGCTCTTCCTCCTTGTGCTCTCCTCAGTGCTCTACATATTAAGCATGACTGGAAACATCCTCATTGTGTTCTCTGTGACCACTGACCCTCACTTACATTCACCTATGTACTTCCTACTAGCATGTCTCTCCTTCATTGATTTGGTAGCCTGCTCTGTTACTTCCCCCAAGATGGTTTATGACTTGTTTAGAAAGCACAAAGTCATCTCCTTTGGAGGCTGTATCACTCAGATCTTCTTTATCCATTTAGTTGGTGGAGTGGAGATGGTGCTACTTGTGGCCATGGCATTTGACAGATATATAGCCATATGTAAACCTCTGTACTACCTGACCATCATGAGTCcacgtgtgtgtgttttgtttctgggtGCTGCTTGGGGTCTGGGCATTAGCCACTCATTGTTCCAGCTGGCTTTTCTTGTTGACTTACCCTTCTGTGGCCCAAATGTACTGGACAGCTTTTACTGTGACCTTCCTAGACttctcagattggcctgtagagaCACCTACAAGTTGCAGTTCATGGTCACTATCAACAGTGGTTTCATCTGTGTTGGCTCTTTCTTGTTGCTTCTTATCTCTTATATCTTAATCTTGTTTAGTGTCTGGAAACATTCTTCAGGTGGTTCATCCAAAGCCCTCTCCACTCTCTCAGCTCACATCACAGTGGTGTTTCTCTTCTTTGGTCCTACTCTGTTTGTATATACATGGCCCCATCCTAACTCCCAGATAGACAAATTTCTTGCTCTTTTTGATGCGGTTCTTACTCCTTTTCTGAACCCAGTCATCTACACATTTAGAAATAACGAGATGAAAGTAGCAATAAAGATAGTTTTCAAAACATTATtaacttttagaaatatttcatcAATAGTATAA
- the LOC110289429 gene encoding olfactory receptor 4F15-like, with amino-acid sequence MIRANHSAVTEFVLLGLSNSWEIQVFIFFFTCLFYVSSLTGNFIIVVTVTSDPYLHSPMYFLLANLSVIDLIFCSIAAPKMICDLFRKQKVISFGGCICQIFFSHAVGGTEMVLLIAMAFDRYVAICKPLRYLTIMSPRMCLLILVAAWIIGLIHSSTQLAFVINLPFCGPNILDSFYCDIPRLVKLACTDTYKLELMITANSGFISLIAFFLLIISYVFLLTTVQKQSSGCSSKALSTLLAHITVVVLFFGPLIFFYVCPAPSTHVDKFLAIFDAVLTPFLNPIIYTLRNRDMKIAIKKVFCQRLAFRKSM; translated from the coding sequence ATGATCAGAGCAAACCATTCTGCAGTGACTGAATTCGTGCTGTTGGGGCTCTCAAATTCCTGGGAGatccaggtttttatttttttctttacttgtttgtTCTATGTATCCAGTTTGACAGGAAACTTCATCATAGTTGTTACAGTCACCTCTGACCCCTACTTGCATTCACCCATGTACTTTCTACTGGCCAATCTCTCTGTTATTGATCTTATATTTTGTTCCATTGCAGCACCCAAAATGATTTGTGATCTTTTCAGAAAGCAGAAAGTCATCTCCTTTGGAGGCTGTATCTGTCAGATCTTTTTTAGTCATGCTGTTGGAGGCACTGAGATGGTACTGCTCATAGCCATGGCCTTTGACAGGTATGTGGCCATATGCAAACCGTTACGCTATCTGACCATCATGAGCCCACGGATGTGCCTGCTAATATTAGTTGCTGCTTGGATCATTGGTCTCATCCATTCATCAACCCAATTAGCTTTTGTTATAAACTTGCCATTCTGTGGCCCTAACATACTAGACAGCTTTTATTGTGACATACCACGACTTGTCAAGCTTGCATGCACAGATACTTATAAACTGGAGCTCATGATTACTGCCAATAGTGGGTTCATTTCCTTGATTGCGTTCTTTTTACTCATCATCTCCTATGTCTTTCTTCTTACCACTGTCCAGAAGCAGTCCTCAGGATGTTCATCCAAGGCTCTTTCTACTCTGTTGGCTCATATTAcagttgtagttttgttttttggcccattgatttttttctatgtgtgcCCTGCTCCTTCAACACATGTAGATAAATTTCTAGCTATATTTGATGCAGTTTTGACTCCCTTTCTAAATCCAATTATCTATACACTGAGGAACAGAGATATGAAGATAGCCATCAAGAAAGTGTTTTGTCAACGCCTGGCTTTTAGAAAATCAATGTAG